In Uranotaenia lowii strain MFRU-FL chromosome 2, ASM2978415v1, whole genome shotgun sequence, one genomic interval encodes:
- the LOC129746703 gene encoding DCN1-like protein 4 isoform X2 produces the protein MGEKNSRRYSKVDDAFSQKRCLTWFREYTTPNDPDTLGPEGMEKFCEDIGVEPENVAMLVLAYKMGARQMGFFTQSEWLKGLTDLQCDTAGKVQGKLEHMRNLLNDTNTFKLIYRYAYDFARDKDQRSMDIDTAKIMLQLLLGKHWPLYTQFAQFLEQSKYKVINKDQWCNILEFSRTISNDLNNYDVDGAWPVMLDEFVEWLRLFRMQATIS, from the exons ATGGGCGAAAAAAA CTCACGACGATACAGCAAAGTTGATGATGCTTTCAGTCAAAAAAGATGTCTTACCTGGTTCCGAGAGTACACAACACCGAACGATCCGGACACACTTG GTCCCGAGGGAATGGAAAAGTTCTGCGAGGACATCGGAGTTGAGCCGGAGAATGTGGCGATGCTGGTTCTAGCATATAAAATGGGCGCTCGTCAGATGGGCTTCTTCACACAGAGCGAGTGGCTCAAAGGGCTCACGGATTTGCAGTGCGACACCGCCGGCAAGGTCCAGGGCAAGCTCGAACACATGCGCAACCTGCTTAACGACACCAACACGTTCAAGCTGATCTACAGATATGCCTATGACTTTGCTCGG GATAAAGACCAGCGTAGCATGGACATTGATACAGCAAAAATTATGCTTCAACTTCTCCTCGGCAAGCACTGGCCTCTGTATACACAGTTCGCCCAATTCCTGGAGCAGTCCAAGTACAAAGTGATCAATAAAGATCAATGGTGTAACATTCTCGAGTTCTCCCGTACTATATCGAATGATCTTAACAACTACGACGTGGACGGTGCCT GGCCCGTGATGCTAGACGAATTCGTCGAATGGTTGAGACTTTTCCGGATGCAGGCCACGATTAGCTGA